Proteins found in one Campylobacter canadensis genomic segment:
- a CDS encoding CCA tRNA nucleotidyltransferase, whose product MNNLIKNDEFLFKSILKYTNRAYFVGGFTRSHFLKNDNFSSNDFDIELYDLSLDDFHKLAKELGANGVGKDFFVYKYKNYDIALARKENKIGNKHRDFSVSIEQDEKIACKRRDFTMNAILQNIFTKQYLDFYGGINDCKNQYLRILNYDTFSEDALRVLRACAFIARFKLKISKNDINYMKKMDISYLSKMRIDLEIMKIFNSTYPEIGLYYLYKIEKLNKVFHCNIDKKNFFKILQTIKKNKNLVCQEKRAALFLFYTKYFFNIDIFNNYKKLSSKIIKEEFLVSNDYTLCKLALKIPIKSFIGLNNNIKNRAIKLGIFEDKINIDYSNCKSKEDIFQLQEEKIKELLKREISTL is encoded by the coding sequence ATGAACAACTTGATAAAGAATGATGAATTTTTATTTAAAAGCATATTAAAATATACAAATAGAGCATATTTTGTAGGTGGTTTTACAAGAAGTCATTTTTTAAAAAACGATAATTTTTCTAGTAATGATTTTGATATTGAGTTGTATGATTTGAGTTTAGATGATTTTCATAAACTTGCAAAGGAGCTGGGCGCAAATGGCGTTGGAAAAGATTTTTTTGTTTATAAATATAAAAATTATGATATAGCTCTAGCTAGAAAAGAAAATAAAATAGGTAACAAACATAGAGATTTTAGTGTAAGTATTGAACAAGATGAAAAAATTGCTTGCAAAAGAAGAGATTTTACAATGAATGCTATTTTGCAAAATATTTTTACGAAGCAGTATTTAGATTTTTACGGTGGAATTAATGACTGTAAAAATCAATATTTACGCATATTAAATTATGATACTTTTAGTGAAGATGCGCTAAGAGTACTTAGAGCTTGTGCTTTTATTGCCAGATTTAAACTTAAAATTTCTAAAAATGATATTAATTATATGAAAAAAATGGATATTTCATATTTAAGTAAGATGAGAATTGATTTAGAAATTATGAAAATTTTTAATTCAACTTATCCAGAAATTGGACTGTATTACCTGTATAAAATTGAAAAATTAAACAAGGTTTTTCATTGTAATATTGATAAAAAAAACTTCTTTAAAATTTTACAAACTATAAAAAAGAATAAAAATCTTGTTTGTCAAGAAAAAAGAGCTGCCTTGTTTTTATTTTACACAAAATACTTTTTTAATATTGATATTTTTAATAATTACAAAAAACTATCTTCAAAAATAATCAAAGAAGAGTTTTTAGTGAGTAATGATTATACTTTGTGTAAGTTGGCATTAAAAATTCCAATTAAATCTTTTATAGGATTAAATAATAATATTAAAAATAGGGCGATTAAGCTTGGAATTTTTGAAGATAAAATAAATATTGATTATTCGAATTGTAAGTCTAAAGAAGATATTTTTCAACTTCAAGAAGAAAAAATTAAAGAACTTTTAAAAAGAGAAATTAGCACTTTGTAA
- the leuB gene encoding 3-isopropylmalate dehydrogenase yields the protein MKKICVIKGDGIGPEIIDEALKVLKVVRNDLEFNECLMGGIAIDTVGECLPQATLDCALSSDAVLFGAIGGEKWDNLAREKRPESALLKLRSSLGVFANLRPAKVYNDLLALSSLKDEIVKDVDLLVVRELTGGIYFSQPRYKNENEACNTMKYTKEEIYRIAKIAFECALKRRKRLCMVDKANVLETSALWRELCSELSKEYPSVELSFMYVDNAAMQLIKNPRQFDVILTENLFGDILSDEASMVVGSIGLLASASIGGKVGLYEPIHGSAPDIAGKFIANPIATILSAALMLRYSLNDEDNALKIENAVARVIKDGYGCADMSFVKHKLNTKEMGDLIAKLCVQ from the coding sequence ATGAAAAAAATATGTGTAATTAAGGGCGATGGCATTGGGCCTGAAATTATTGATGAGGCTTTAAAGGTTTTAAAAGTAGTAAGAAATGATTTAGAATTTAATGAATGTTTAATGGGTGGAATTGCTATTGATACGGTTGGAGAATGCTTACCACAAGCAACGCTTGATTGTGCTTTAAGCTCTGATGCTGTTTTATTTGGAGCCATTGGTGGAGAAAAGTGGGATAATTTAGCAAGAGAAAAAAGACCAGAAAGTGCTTTATTAAAGCTTAGAAGCTCGTTAGGTGTTTTTGCAAATTTACGCCCAGCTAAGGTTTATAATGATTTATTGGCATTAAGCTCGTTAAAAGATGAAATAGTAAAAGATGTAGATTTATTAGTAGTTAGGGAGCTAACGGGTGGAATTTATTTTTCACAACCAAGATACAAAAACGAAAACGAAGCTTGCAATACAATGAAATACACAAAAGAAGAGATTTATAGAATTGCAAAAATCGCTTTTGAATGTGCATTAAAAAGAAGAAAAAGGCTTTGTATGGTAGATAAGGCAAATGTTTTAGAAACTTCAGCTCTTTGGAGAGAGCTTTGCTCTGAGCTTTCAAAAGAATATCCTAGCGTAGAGCTTAGCTTTATGTATGTTGATAACGCTGCAATGCAACTTATAAAAAATCCAAGACAGTTTGATGTAATATTAACAGAAAATTTATTTGGAGATATTTTAAGCGATGAAGCAAGTATGGTTGTTGGTTCTATTGGTTTATTAGCAAGTGCGTCAATAGGTGGAAAAGTAGGGCTTTATGAGCCAATACATGGTTCAGCACCTGATATTGCAGGTAAATTTATTGCAAACCCAATAGCTACAATTTTAAGCGCTGCTTTAATGCTTAGATATTCTTTAAACGATGAAGACAATGCTTTAAAGATTGAAAATGCAGTAGCTAGAGTAATTAAAGATGGTTATGGATGTGCTGATATGAGTTTTGTAAAACACAAATTAAATACTAAAGAAATGGGAGATTTAATAGCAAAATTATGCGTACAATAA
- a CDS encoding AzlD domain-containing protein codes for MNILFMAGVSAIVIKLLAYFLFNKNNENLEFLQKHMPLLIMVVLVFYLYKDLEYAKLSSLSYIIAGFSALIIQILFKKSYFSIITATIIFYILKEIIFKV; via the coding sequence ATGAATATATTATTTATGGCGGGAGTTAGCGCTATTGTTATAAAACTACTTGCTTATTTTTTATTTAATAAAAATAATGAAAATTTAGAATTTTTACAAAAACATATGCCACTTTTAATAATGGTTGTTTTAGTTTTTTATTTATATAAAGATTTAGAATATGCAAAATTATCAAGTCTATCATACATTATAGCTGGTTTTAGTGCTTTAATTATTCAAATTTTATTTAAAAAATCTTATTTTAGTATAATTACTGCTACAATAATATTTTATATTTTAAAAGAAATCATTTTTAAGGTTTAG
- a CDS encoding DUF2018 family protein yields the protein MINLDYDIFESSPMEKLLDILQNAPKSTIERAMQRLFIEHIAMLELLEKQEISEDKIKEYIFNNENSLLEQVPNMCIDLGAKVLGQEG from the coding sequence ATGATAAATTTAGATTATGATATTTTTGAATCAAGTCCTATGGAAAAATTATTAGATATTTTGCAAAATGCTCCAAAAAGTACAATAGAAAGGGCTATGCAAAGACTGTTTATTGAGCATATTGCTATGCTAGAATTATTAGAAAAGCAAGAAATTAGTGAAGATAAAATAAAAGAATATATTTTTAATAATGAAAATTCCCTTTTAGAGCAAGTTCCAAATATGTGTATTGATTTAGGTGCAAAAGTTTTAGGTCAGGAAGGTTAA
- a CDS encoding CiaD-like domain-containing protein, producing MNIDDISKLALKMVQEEELKEERLKEERLKEERLEESNNFLMQGQKDFIEEKKEEFQEKSTTQSVLKTVDKLYLNKIKERILVLFEALKNADNENDLNKRLDLTIEFIQFLLAHIDEQLDKE from the coding sequence ATGAATATAGATGATATTTCAAAACTTGCGTTAAAGATGGTGCAAGAAGAAGAGTTAAAAGAAGAAAGATTAAAAGAAGAAAGATTAAAAGAAGAAAGATTAGAAGAAAGTAATAACTTTCTTATGCAAGGTCAAAAAGATTTTATTGAAGAAAAAAAAGAAGAATTTCAAGAAAAATCAACTACACAAAGTGTTTTAAAAACAGTAGATAAGCTTTATTTAAATAAAATAAAAGAAAGAATTTTAGTACTATTTGAAGCCTTGAAAAATGCCGATAATGAAAATGATTTAAATAAAAGACTTGATTTAACAATAGAATTTATTCAATTTTTACTAGCACATATAGATGAACAACTTGATAAAGAATGA
- a CDS encoding tyrosine-type recombinase/integrase, producing the protein MKYPLDCEDNFSLSLLFWIKKFIKYKINSLSNSLVDDKDTFTLINQELSNNELNLKKIKQLSKQARNIGLIGINTYFLPLEKFYKIIITYKLYSLRQIDEELVSEILNIITSGLSDASKKNYRMCLINFFNFISKQNEDENENSYSYNIELKRWGGVSSYTNTKLPEYMNEEQMKLFLQTLEEFEYKNFSDRNKLAIKIILFTGIRVSEMLRLKPKDIYIENDIYCIRIKGKGNKHRIVLLNKNSIEKHLLNINKTKDEYIFTSKNNKLLTQAYISRLIENLLIKAGIRKEKNGAHMLRHSFATLLYKKEKDLVLVQEALGHASLNTSRIYTHFDNEKLKLAANIASTLSKNDE; encoded by the coding sequence ATGAAATATCCACTAGATTGTGAAGATAATTTTTCTTTATCATTATTGTTTTGGATTAAGAAATTTATAAAATATAAGATAAATTCTTTATCAAATTCTTTAGTTGATGATAAAGATACATTTACTTTAATTAATCAGGAGCTATCTAATAATGAGTTAAATTTAAAAAAAATTAAGCAGCTAAGCAAACAAGCAAGAAATATTGGACTTATCGGCATAAATACCTATTTTTTACCTTTAGAAAAATTTTATAAAATAATAATTACTTATAAACTTTATTCTTTAAGGCAAATTGACGAAGAATTAGTGTCTGAAATTTTAAACATAATAACTTCTGGTTTAAGTGATGCTAGTAAAAAAAATTATAGAATGTGTTTAATTAATTTTTTTAACTTTATAAGCAAGCAAAACGAAGATGAAAATGAAAATTCATATTCGTATAATATTGAATTAAAAAGGTGGGGTGGAGTTTCTAGCTATACAAATACAAAATTGCCAGAATATATGAACGAAGAGCAAATGAAGTTGTTTTTACAAACCTTAGAGGAATTTGAATATAAAAATTTTTCTGATAGAAATAAGTTAGCAATAAAAATTATTTTATTTACAGGAATTAGAGTTAGTGAGATGTTAAGATTAAAACCTAAAGATATTTATATAGAAAATGATATTTATTGTATTAGAATTAAAGGTAAAGGTAACAAACATAGAATAGTTTTATTAAATAAAAATAGTATTGAAAAACATTTATTAAATATAAACAAAACAAAAGATGAGTATATTTTTACAAGCAAAAACAATAAATTACTCACTCAAGCTTATATTTCTAGACTCATTGAAAATCTTTTAATAAAAGCAGGAATACGAAAAGAAAAAAATGGAGCACATATGTTAAGGCATAGTTTTGCTACCCTACTTTACAAAAAAGAAAAAGACCTAGTTTTAGTTCAAGAAGCTTTAGGACATGCTTCTTTAAACACTTCAAGAATTTATACTCATTTTGATAATGAAAAACTAAAATTAGCTGCTAATATAGCTTCTACGCTAAGTAAAAACGATGAATAA
- a CDS encoding S8 family serine peptidase: MKKIISLSLLTFMLVSCGGAGANNQSSSAKQSTQIRKKRLINTNFSLANNLHSTQSYVEKTNTKSTYYDNLSFKKDYNQGLDAKGVVIAVIDSGMKNALINQSYSYKDKNNNIFHSLSYRLNDNNFTQSAYKNSVLYDTKEKKYLNHGELVASTASLLAPNVSFANILADGLQNTSGNANMMPSIDALSNKGVRFFNQSFAPNAYIDKTEVNTGMYIPSVIYQNALVVSAAGNIYDNSPIAAHALPLNSDLRKGWIIALGYEKSFLNKTTNYWVIDNGKKIYLNPKGNSCKQSYADCLSAPFTINNNSGTSFSTPAILSTAALLYKKYPWLSNENIKDILFSTAYKVYSSDAKEKEYFGQGVLNAAKALNGPANLTKSFVANVDTNTFSDFSNSINSSSNLVKNGEGTLILSAQNSFNQKSYINQGVLWLKNKNNASFENNSILRASNASVKDLYNNNILINENLSLDNLYLGENSHIYANLGNILNVKNTAKLDGNYSLVGLAYKYVPKGSNYDETILNAGNIQGKFKKIDSIQSAFLKINKVSYLKNKILLNISLKNTEQLASIDELARRNYESIFKSVNEFFAYENSKAQEIPNEAKYNNKDYLLGMQDANKAVVLANDIVNTNNDDLKAFSNNLFAKSFAGNYYLNLARVNFLFNDNVNTYGFNVKQSFQYANLNSYKENSSTLSISYKDSYYFDYFAKFMLNYADIENKNYNFTNKAISLGFILGFDFNNDLFNLESKIAYFNVNNEVNRLVKLDNLYSEFSNNFLALNLKPYLTYEFNFILFKPFLSLNYIYSFNNSFSEDNNSLYALNVNKFNYNHFSTQLGLENEFKIDDFYFNLNFALSRDFSPKKILSANFVNLESASILIKERRSPKTKFKSDLNINYKISDNSSINTLFNTELSKRYSIYSIMLGLNYKF; this comes from the coding sequence ATGAAAAAAATAATATCTTTAAGCTTATTAACATTTATGCTAGTTTCTTGTGGCGGTGCTGGAGCTAACAATCAATCAAGTAGCGCAAAACAATCTACGCAAATTAGAAAAAAAAGACTTATAAATACTAATTTTTCTTTAGCAAATAATTTACATAGTACTCAAAGTTATGTAGAAAAAACAAATACAAAAAGTACATATTATGATAATTTAAGCTTTAAAAAAGATTACAATCAAGGTTTAGATGCAAAAGGTGTTGTAATTGCAGTTATTGATTCTGGCATGAAAAACGCCTTAATAAATCAAAGCTATTCATATAAAGATAAAAATAATAATATTTTTCATTCGCTTTCTTATAGATTAAATGATAATAACTTTACTCAAAGTGCATATAAAAATAGTGTTTTATACGATACAAAAGAAAAAAAATATTTAAATCATGGAGAATTAGTAGCAAGTACAGCAAGCTTACTAGCCCCTAATGTTTCTTTTGCAAATATTTTAGCAGACGGCTTGCAAAATACTAGCGGAAATGCAAATATGATGCCTAGTATTGACGCACTTTCAAACAAAGGTGTAAGATTTTTTAATCAATCCTTTGCTCCAAATGCCTACATTGATAAAACAGAGGTTAATACAGGAATGTATATTCCTAGCGTAATTTATCAAAATGCCTTAGTTGTTAGTGCTGCTGGCAATATTTATGATAATTCTCCTATAGCCGCTCACGCATTACCGCTTAATAGCGATTTAAGAAAGGGTTGGATAATAGCCTTAGGTTATGAAAAATCTTTTTTAAATAAAACTACTAATTATTGGGTTATTGATAATGGTAAAAAAATCTATCTTAATCCAAAAGGAAATTCTTGCAAGCAAAGTTATGCTGATTGCCTTAGTGCGCCATTTACTATAAATAACAATAGTGGTACAAGCTTTAGCACTCCAGCAATATTAAGCACAGCAGCATTACTTTATAAAAAATATCCTTGGCTTAGTAATGAAAATATAAAAGATATTTTATTTTCTACTGCTTATAAGGTTTATTCAAGCGATGCAAAAGAAAAAGAATATTTTGGTCAAGGCGTTTTAAACGCTGCAAAAGCATTAAATGGGCCTGCAAATCTTACAAAAAGTTTTGTTGCTAATGTAGATACAAATACCTTTAGTGATTTTTCAAATAGTATAAATTCAAGCTCTAATCTTGTTAAAAACGGAGAAGGAACATTAATTTTAAGCGCTCAAAATAGTTTTAATCAAAAAAGCTACATAAATCAAGGTGTATTGTGGTTAAAGAATAAAAATAATGCTAGTTTTGAAAATAATTCTATTTTAAGAGCTAGTAATGCTAGCGTAAAAGACCTTTATAATAATAATATTTTAATAAATGAAAATTTAAGCCTTGATAATTTATATTTAGGAGAAAATAGCCATATTTATGCTAATTTAGGAAATATATTAAATGTAAAAAATACTGCTAAATTAGATGGAAATTACAGCTTAGTTGGACTAGCTTATAAATATGTACCAAAGGGTTCAAACTATGATGAAACAATTTTAAATGCAGGAAATATTCAAGGTAAATTTAAAAAAATTGACTCCATACAAAGTGCTTTTTTAAAAATAAATAAAGTTTCATATTTAAAAAATAAAATATTATTAAATATTAGCTTAAAAAACACAGAGCAACTTGCAAGTATTGATGAGCTTGCAAGAAGAAACTATGAAAGTATTTTTAAAAGCGTTAATGAATTTTTTGCTTATGAAAATTCAAAAGCGCAAGAAATACCAAATGAGGCAAAATACAATAATAAAGATTATTTATTAGGTATGCAAGATGCAAATAAAGCAGTGGTTTTAGCAAATGATATTGTAAATACAAATAATGATGACTTAAAAGCATTTAGTAATAATCTTTTTGCGAAATCTTTTGCTGGTAATTATTATTTAAATCTTGCTAGAGTTAATTTTTTATTTAATGATAATGTAAATACCTATGGTTTTAATGTAAAACAAAGCTTTCAATATGCTAATTTAAATTCATATAAAGAAAACTCAAGCACTTTAAGTATCTCATATAAAGATTCTTATTATTTTGATTATTTTGCTAAATTTATGCTAAATTACGCAGATATTGAAAATAAAAATTATAACTTTACAAATAAAGCAATAAGTTTAGGTTTTATTTTAGGCTTTGATTTTAACAATGATTTATTTAATTTAGAATCAAAAATCGCATATTTTAATGTTAATAACGAAGTAAATAGACTAGTAAAATTAGATAATTTATATTCAGAATTTTCAAATAATTTTTTAGCTTTAAATTTAAAACCTTATCTTACTTATGAATTTAATTTTATTTTATTTAAACCTTTCTTATCGCTAAATTATATTTATTCTTTTAATAATTCTTTTAGCGAAGATAATAATTCTTTATATGCTTTAAATGTAAATAAATTTAATTACAACCATTTTAGCACTCAACTTGGCTTAGAAAATGAGTTTAAAATAGATGATTTTTACTTTAATTTAAATTTTGCCTTAAGTAGAGATTTTAGTCCTAAAAAGATTTTATCAGCTAATTTTGTAAATCTTGAATCTGCAAGTATTCTTATTAAAGAAAGAAGAAGTCCAAAAACTAAGTTTAAATCAGATTTAAATATTAATTATAAAATTAGTGACAATAGCAGCATAAATACTTTGTTTAATACAGAATTATCAAAGCGTTATAGTATTTATTCAATAATGCTTGGATTAAATTATAAATTTTAA
- the folE gene encoding GTP cyclohydrolase I FolE, with protein sequence MQKIIENLLEKIGENPQREGLIKTPKRVSDAYEFLCSGYKMNADEILNQALFKTDNSEMVLVKDIDFFSLCEHHLLPFFGVVHIAYIPNGTVVGLSKLPRLVEVFSRRLQIQEQLCEQISSALFDILKPKGVAVTIQAQHMCMQMRGVQKVGSKTITSSLKGIFLSDERTRKEFYSLIK encoded by the coding sequence ATGCAAAAAATTATTGAAAATTTATTAGAAAAAATAGGCGAAAATCCGCAAAGAGAAGGGCTAATTAAAACTCCAAAAAGAGTTAGTGATGCGTATGAATTCTTATGCAGTGGATACAAAATGAATGCTGATGAAATTTTAAATCAAGCCTTATTTAAAACAGATAATAGTGAAATGGTCTTAGTTAAAGATATTGACTTTTTTTCATTATGTGAGCATCATTTGTTACCTTTTTTTGGAGTTGTGCATATTGCCTACATTCCAAATGGAACTGTAGTTGGTCTTTCAAAGTTACCTCGTTTGGTAGAAGTTTTTTCAAGAAGATTGCAAATACAAGAGCAATTATGTGAGCAAATTAGTTCTGCTTTATTTGATATTTTAAAACCTAAAGGCGTTGCTGTTACGATACAAGCACAACATATGTGTATGCAAATGCGTGGTGTTCAAAAAGTTGGTTCAAAAACAATAACTTCATCTTTAAAAGGAATATTTTTAAGCGATGAAAGAACTAGAAAGGAATTTTACTCTTTAATTAAATGA
- the efp gene encoding elongation factor P: protein MASYSMGDLKKGLKIEIEGVPYKIVEYQHVKPGKGPAFVRIKIKSFVNGKVLEKTFHAGDKCEAPNLVEKQMQYLYDDGEFCQFMDTESYEQVAISEEDVGESKKWMIDGMGVSVLFHNGKAIGVEVPQVVELKIVETQPNFKGDTQGSNKKPATLESGAVVQIPFHVLEGEVIRVDTVRGEYIERANK from the coding sequence ATGGCATCTTATTCAATGGGTGATTTAAAAAAAGGTTTAAAGATTGAGATTGAAGGAGTTCCATATAAAATTGTGGAATATCAACATGTAAAGCCAGGTAAAGGACCAGCTTTTGTTAGAATTAAAATTAAGTCTTTTGTTAATGGTAAAGTTTTAGAAAAAACATTCCACGCAGGTGATAAGTGTGAAGCCCCTAATTTAGTTGAAAAGCAAATGCAATATTTATATGATGATGGTGAATTTTGCCAATTTATGGACACTGAAAGCTATGAGCAAGTTGCAATTAGTGAAGAAGATGTTGGAGAGAGTAAAAAATGGATGATTGATGGAATGGGGGTTAGTGTTTTATTCCACAATGGTAAAGCAATTGGGGTTGAAGTGCCGCAAGTTGTTGAATTAAAAATTGTTGAAACTCAACCAAATTTTAAAGGCGACACACAAGGTTCAAATAAAAAACCAGCAACTTTAGAAAGCGGAGCAGTTGTGCAAATACCTTTCCATGTTTTAGAAGGTGAAGTTATTAGAGTAGATACTGTTCGTGGCGAATACATTGAAAGAGCAAATAAATAA
- a CDS encoding 3-isopropylmalate dehydratase small subunit: MRVFKFADNIDTDLIIAARYLNTSDEKILAKYVMEDARTGFFNEIKENDCIVAGENFGCGSSREHAPIALKAANIKCVIAKSFARIFYRNAFNTGLLILECADCDKIDENDEIEIDLNKGEIKNISKKEKYNFSPIPEFMQELLKAGGLIEYASKEIK, from the coding sequence ATGAGAGTTTTTAAATTTGCTGATAATATTGATACAGATTTAATAATTGCCGCAAGATATTTAAATACAAGCGATGAAAAAATTTTAGCAAAATATGTAATGGAAGATGCAAGGACTGGTTTTTTTAATGAAATAAAAGAAAATGATTGCATTGTAGCAGGAGAAAATTTTGGCTGTGGCTCTAGCAGAGAGCATGCACCAATAGCATTAAAAGCTGCTAATATTAAATGTGTTATTGCAAAATCTTTTGCAAGAATTTTCTATCGCAATGCCTTTAATACTGGGCTTTTAATATTAGAATGTGCTGATTGCGATAAGATTGATGAAAATGATGAAATTGAAATTGATTTAAATAAAGGCGAAATAAAAAATATTAGCAAAAAAGAAAAATATAATTTTAGCCCAATACCTGAATTTATGCAAGAATTATTAAAAGCAGGTGGTTTAATAGAATATGCAAGCAAGGAGATTAAATGA
- the cmoB gene encoding tRNA 5-methoxyuridine(34)/uridine 5-oxyacetic acid(34) synthase CmoB, whose protein sequence is MKKIYFNEAVEIYDDSLNMQEVYSKAKELVPWRKGPFKINDLFIDSEWRSNIKFDLLKEHFKDLLKDKIVADIGCNNGYYMFKMLEYGAKKIIGFDPSEHCYKQFCFLNSLINSDIVFERLGVENLINYKHRFDVIFCLGVLYHRSDPINTLKQLKQSLNPSGVLFLDTIYVESDEEIALCPKNSYAKMSNVYFLPSIKALQNWCERAKFKNFTILSKKSTDTDEQRKTEWINSHSLEDFLSKDGQKTIEGYESPKRIYVKLEI, encoded by the coding sequence ATGAAGAAAATATATTTTAATGAAGCAGTTGAAATATATGATGATTCTTTAAATATGCAAGAAGTATATTCTAAAGCCAAAGAACTTGTACCTTGGAGAAAGGGTCCATTTAAGATTAATGATTTATTTATAGATAGTGAGTGGCGTAGTAATATTAAATTTGATTTATTAAAAGAGCATTTTAAGGATTTATTAAAAGATAAAATTGTAGCTGATATTGGCTGTAATAATGGTTATTATATGTTTAAAATGCTTGAATATGGTGCAAAAAAGATTATAGGCTTTGACCCAAGTGAGCATTGTTATAAACAATTTTGTTTTTTAAATTCTTTAATTAATAGTGATATTGTGTTTGAAAGATTAGGGGTAGAGAATTTAATAAATTACAAACATCGTTTTGATGTGATTTTTTGTTTAGGTGTTTTATATCACAGAAGTGACCCAATAAATACTTTAAAACAATTAAAACAAAGTTTAAACCCTAGCGGTGTATTATTTTTAGATACTATTTATGTTGAAAGTGATGAAGAAATTGCTTTGTGCCCAAAAAATTCTTATGCGAAAATGAGTAATGTTTATTTCTTGCCAAGTATTAAGGCCTTGCAAAATTGGTGCGAAAGGGCAAAATTTAAAAATTTTACAATATTATCAAAAAAATCAACCGATACTGATGAGCAAAGAAAAACAGAGTGGATAAATTCTCATTCTTTAGAAGACTTTTTAAGCAAAGATGGGCAAAAAACTATAGAAGGCTATGAAAGCCCAAAAAGAATTTATGTTAAATTGGAAATATAA
- the fliI gene encoding flagellar protein export ATPase FliI yields the protein MNLEKLKSNIKNIPLSKNFGYIYKISSISIEIKGISTSVGDLIRLENSEKTAYAMVVKVEEYSSFLSPFDFVEGFKIGDKAYIEEANMQIPCSMQLLGRVVDPFMRPKDGKEKITPDKMMPILRAPIDALKRGLISKPFPVGIKSIDGLLTCGVGQKLGIFAGSGVGKSTLMGMIVKNAPTAVKVVALIGERGREIPEFIHKNLGGNMDDTVMIVATSDDSALMRKYGAFCAMSVAEYFKEQGMDVLFIMDSVTRFAMAQREIGLALGEPPTAKGYPPSVFNLLPQLMERAGKEEGKGTITAFFTVLVDGDDMSDPIADQSRSILDGHIVLDRKLTDFGIYPPINIQNSASRVMGDVVTAEHKANAAKFKRLNSVLKENETLIRIGAYVKGSDKELDLAISKKDYMNDFLRQGNEDSFSFEEVLELLDKIN from the coding sequence ATGAATTTAGAAAAATTAAAATCAAATATAAAAAATATTCCTTTATCAAAAAATTTTGGTTATATATATAAAATAAGCTCAATAAGTATTGAAATTAAAGGTATTAGCACTAGTGTTGGAGATTTAATAAGACTTGAAAATAGTGAAAAAACAGCCTATGCAATGGTTGTAAAGGTTGAAGAATATTCAAGTTTTTTAAGCCCTTTTGATTTTGTAGAAGGTTTTAAAATTGGAGATAAAGCTTATATTGAAGAAGCAAATATGCAAATACCTTGCTCTATGCAGTTGCTTGGAAGGGTGGTTGATCCTTTTATGAGACCAAAAGATGGTAAAGAAAAAATAACTCCAGATAAAATGATGCCAATTTTAAGAGCACCAATCGATGCTTTAAAAAGAGGTCTTATAAGCAAACCTTTTCCTGTGGGTATAAAAAGCATTGATGGCTTACTAACTTGTGGAGTAGGGCAAAAATTAGGTATTTTTGCTGGTTCGGGGGTTGGTAAATCAACACTTATGGGTATGATAGTTAAAAACGCCCCAACAGCAGTAAAAGTTGTTGCATTAATAGGTGAGCGTGGAAGAGAAATTCCTGAATTTATTCATAAAAATTTGGGCGGAAATATGGATGATACGGTTATGATTGTGGCAACCAGCGATGATAGTGCTTTAATGCGTAAATATGGGGCATTTTGCGCTATGAGTGTTGCAGAATATTTTAAAGAACAAGGAATGGATGTGCTTTTTATTATGGATAGCGTTACTCGTTTTGCTATGGCTCAAAGAGAAATCGGACTTGCTCTTGGTGAGCCACCTACTGCTAAAGGCTATCCGCCAAGTGTTTTTAACCTGTTACCACAACTAATGGAGCGAGCTGGTAAAGAAGAGGGAAAGGGGACTATAACTGCTTTTTTTACAGTGCTTGTAGATGGTGATGATATGAGTGACCCTATTGCTGATCAAAGTCGTTCAATTTTAGATGGGCATATAGTATTAGATAGAAAACTTACTGATTTTGGAATATATCCACCTATAAATATCCAAAATTCAGCAAGTAGGGTTATGGGAGATGTAGTTACAGCTGAACACAAAGCTAATGCAGCTAAGTTTAAAAGACTTAATTCTGTTTTAAAAGAAAATGAAACATTAATAAGAATAGGTGCTTATGTAAAAGGTAGTGATAAAGAGCTTGATTTAGCAATTAGCAAAAAAGATTATATGAATGATTTTTTAAGACAGGGCAATGAAGATAGCTTTAGTTTTGAAGAAGTTTTAGAGCTTTTAGATAAAATCAATTAA